One region of Exiguobacterium acetylicum genomic DNA includes:
- a CDS encoding acyltransferase family protein — MQEWKVSGHPGQKRIDIESRFRPEIEGLRTVAALLVAIYHIWFNRVSGGVDVFFVISGFLITTSIISTINRTGEFKFLPYVTKLLKRLLPSVLFILGVVLVLSTFLLPASILGKTIREVVASMFFYQNWQLAVSSTDYLDATQMKSPVEHFWALSIQWQFYMIWFVLFSFILWLMNKYQIRSIKAVLNGLLGFLFVTSLAYSIYLTEVNQPWAYFITPTRVWEFALGSLLCVNLSAIRVPKWIATIIGWVGLIGLLTTGVLFNVSQMFPGYIALWPMTCALMIVLSGTQETRFGLKRFLGSKPMVKLGGIAFGIYLWHWVLLEFYRYNVQQTPGLLVGTLIIVASIGLSYLMTEWVEKPIRTSTVNRTAFKKLGALLTVNVLLIGSLLGLAYLEEQELKQAVSKNKYPGALAIEQTLPVPKQDPFPSYANVFNDLPLVHTDGSNQGLQKTEAKVGVYGKTKDYKATIALVGSSHSEQWFGALHEAIKGTDIRLLNLTRSGTRFSTGYEPDSLKGIWNQNVLNYLKDADVDLIISHVTAADASKDSIHQQMVDQMQFVKDEYGIDGLALRDNPRYDFNVLEALETTSIADTTKQMNTQPNQTDEAYWKQFEKTNQSLHKLDLTRYFHVKGEYRPVIGNVVIYRDNSHMTNTYAESFAPMFKKKLDEVLADKLASTTANTNQ, encoded by the coding sequence ATGCAGGAATGGAAAGTATCTGGTCATCCGGGTCAGAAACGGATTGATATTGAAAGCCGGTTTCGCCCGGAAATCGAAGGGCTACGCACGGTAGCTGCTTTACTCGTCGCAATCTATCATATTTGGTTCAATCGTGTCTCAGGAGGTGTCGATGTCTTCTTCGTCATTTCGGGTTTTTTGATCACGACATCGATCATCTCGACGATCAACCGGACAGGGGAGTTCAAATTCCTGCCGTACGTGACAAAGTTGCTGAAACGACTCTTGCCATCCGTTTTGTTCATCTTAGGCGTCGTGTTAGTACTAAGCACATTTTTATTACCGGCATCGATTCTCGGGAAAACAATTCGTGAAGTCGTCGCCTCGATGTTCTTTTATCAAAACTGGCAACTCGCCGTCTCGAGTACGGATTACTTGGACGCGACCCAGATGAAGTCACCCGTTGAACATTTTTGGGCGCTATCGATCCAGTGGCAGTTTTATATGATTTGGTTCGTCTTATTCTCGTTCATCTTATGGCTGATGAACAAGTATCAGATCCGGTCGATTAAAGCCGTCCTCAACGGTCTGCTTGGCTTCTTGTTCGTCACGTCACTCGCGTACTCGATCTACCTGACAGAAGTCAATCAGCCGTGGGCGTATTTCATTACGCCGACGCGGGTCTGGGAATTTGCCTTAGGTAGTCTGTTATGTGTGAACTTATCGGCGATTCGTGTTCCGAAGTGGATAGCGACGATCATCGGCTGGGTGGGACTGATCGGCTTGCTAACGACTGGTGTTTTGTTTAACGTCTCGCAAATGTTCCCTGGCTATATCGCACTCTGGCCGATGACGTGCGCTTTGATGATCGTGTTATCAGGAACGCAAGAGACACGATTCGGATTAAAACGATTCCTCGGATCAAAGCCGATGGTCAAGCTCGGAGGGATTGCGTTCGGGATTTACCTTTGGCACTGGGTGTTGCTTGAGTTCTATCGCTACAATGTTCAACAAACGCCAGGTTTGCTCGTCGGTACACTGATTATCGTTGCATCGATCGGTTTATCCTACTTGATGACGGAATGGGTTGAGAAACCGATTCGCACTTCGACCGTCAATCGGACAGCGTTTAAGAAGCTAGGTGCACTGTTGACGGTCAACGTTTTGTTGATTGGATCCTTACTCGGACTCGCTTATCTGGAAGAGCAAGAGCTGAAACAAGCTGTCAGCAAGAATAAGTATCCGGGTGCTTTAGCGATCGAACAGACACTGCCTGTACCGAAGCAAGATCCGTTCCCGTCTTATGCGAACGTCTTCAATGACTTACCGCTCGTCCATACGGATGGTAGCAACCAAGGGCTGCAAAAGACGGAAGCGAAAGTCGGTGTATACGGGAAGACGAAGGATTATAAAGCGACGATTGCGCTCGTCGGAAGCTCGCACTCGGAGCAATGGTTCGGTGCATTACATGAAGCGATCAAAGGAACGGACATCCGTTTACTCAATCTGACGCGGTCAGGAACACGTTTTTCGACCGGCTATGAACCGGACTCCTTAAAAGGAATCTGGAACCAGAACGTCTTGAACTATTTGAAGGATGCCGATGTTGATTTGATCATCTCGCACGTGACTGCAGCGGATGCTTCAAAAGACAGCATCCATCAACAAATGGTCGACCAGATGCAGTTCGTCAAAGACGAGTATGGGATCGATGGTCTAGCACTCCGGGATAATCCACGGTATGACTTCAACGTACTCGAGGCGCTCGAGACGACAAGCATCGCGGATACGACGAAACAGATGAATACGCAACCGAATCAAACGGATGAGGCGTACTGGAAACAGTTCGAAAAAACGAATCAGTCGCTTCATAAGCTGGATTTGACGCGTTACTTCCATGTCAAAGGTGAGTATCGCCCCGTCATCGGCAATGTCGTCATCTATCGTGACAACAGCCATATGACGAATACGTATGCGGAAAGCTTTGCTCCGATGTTTAAGAAAAAGCTCGACGAAGTGCTCGCGGACAAATTAGCGAGTACAACAGCTAACACGAACCAATAG
- a CDS encoding SMI1/KNR4 family protein, with translation MKETMANVKAKFNRCLKLIEKYPQAFIVGNGSTENEILEVEHRLQVTFPPMYKEFLKKFSYLATHDEEIWGISPSNNQLDLVFRLEKYNEELRSKSQNEVPSHLIGIQMEDFSSSLICLDLQALTYNDQEAKVCFYPSDDEPYYADSFTERLFEVCDSAVSTYLEDTEDESSTTIEKVSAIKTEHKDVYFEAKALIHAHPELSEFGEGISDAEVEVIEKELNVTLPESYVTFMKEFGGGIFGDNQFFTMFNDELVKTNLELYHPTEFEHALSKHLVAVYFDDLEEFYACLDFKNVVNGEPKVVYREVNVPEEDYDDRDAFKSFSDFLYYIIQDTIEVNS, from the coding sequence ATGAAAGAAACCATGGCAAATGTTAAGGCAAAGTTTAATCGGTGTTTAAAACTAATCGAAAAATACCCGCAAGCTTTCATAGTGGGGAATGGGTCAACGGAAAATGAGATTCTTGAAGTCGAACATCGTCTTCAGGTCACGTTTCCGCCAATGTACAAAGAATTTCTAAAAAAGTTTAGTTATCTGGCTACGCATGATGAAGAGATCTGGGGAATCAGTCCATCAAACAACCAGTTAGATCTTGTATTTAGACTTGAAAAATATAACGAGGAACTCCGTAGCAAATCTCAAAATGAAGTTCCTTCACATTTAATCGGAATACAAATGGAAGACTTTAGTTCGTCGCTCATTTGTCTAGACTTACAAGCCTTGACCTACAATGATCAAGAGGCAAAAGTATGTTTTTACCCAAGTGATGACGAACCTTACTATGCAGATTCCTTCACGGAAAGATTATTTGAGGTGTGTGATAGTGCCGTGTCAACGTATTTAGAGGATACAGAGGACGAATCTTCTACTACGATTGAAAAGGTGAGTGCGATCAAGACGGAGCACAAGGATGTTTATTTCGAAGCAAAAGCGTTGATTCATGCACATCCAGAGTTATCTGAGTTTGGAGAAGGGATTTCGGACGCTGAAGTCGAGGTAATTGAAAAAGAGTTAAACGTCACCTTACCTGAAAGTTACGTGACATTCATGAAAGAATTCGGAGGGGGTATCTTTGGAGACAACCAGTTTTTTACGATGTTCAATGATGAATTAGTAAAAACGAATCTCGAATTGTATCATCCAACAGAATTTGAGCATGCTCTTTCAAAACATCTAGTAGCTGTCTATTTTGATGATCTTGAGGAATTTTATGCGTGTCTTGATTTCAAAAATGTAGTGAATGGTGAGCCTAAAGTAGTGTATCGAGAAGTGAACGTACCGGAAGAAGACTATGATGATCGTGATGCATTCAAATCGTTCTCCGATTTTCTCTACTACATTATTCAAGACACCATTGAGGTCAATAGCTAA
- a CDS encoding CDP-glycerol glycerophosphotransferase family protein → MLFKSVLRVLQFGHTVLPKKPKKLKRSALKESLQIQSSPTAYTLSGQLNDPLLTIKSLLIRDRLQETVLEVPNQQHDHRFSFQLPHTLVSQLSQHAAQMQDADVPTVEEDGLAEIESVEVDQETAYPVGRFSLWLTFTKKVEHLTPEQIQKWESDGLPSHATLDASVFTREILLGRFVDTQIPAPLAPLMDETFNEFVQLYTDLKGNLRLLLNKEPQTKPKIQIDAVHNETKATTIISGKAFTRHAFIKTGRLLLVHRESGNQVPVPIDWLYQNETSAKKFGLYRYHYTATIHWSQLHQAAQLQEGVYDAFVALDFYHRSEPKLHRLGRARYITRQLTPEALGKDDTSTMHIIPYYTVGHRNLSFEMTEFTNENYAYLNHLMTFAPLYRLFAEKNTWLVGERPYKAQDNGYHFFKYMRETYPERPVYYVIDPTSNEYAQVAPLGNVLPIKSKEHIYHSLMAKKVIGTHHAEYLYPLRSEPFKRKMRADRVFIQHGVLGTKNMNDQYGKFAAAFDTDLFLVSSEREKRLVTQDMGYAEREVKITGLSRFDALLNDDVPVKRQMLVIPTWRSWLQTPLQFFESEYYQQYQAFLSSERLHAYAKQHRLDIVLCLHPNMQQYSSHFENLPITVIHQGERDVQGLLKESLLLVTDYSSVAFDFSFLKRPVHYLQFDPKRFIGPLGSYLDLENELPGRISKTIDDLFEDLDATARRHFEMDDEFKRRADVFLTKTDTTYSDQVYQTIANYTKQTSLLEKIQTNEAANILFKVYRRSRFYFPTMKAGYRLMQRVLPVDPKLVVFESGLGKHYADSPRYIYEELKKQALGYKVVWIYNKKLYLSDPNAKVVKRLSPAYFYYMATAKFWVNNQNFPHYMTRRKETTYIQTWHGTPLKKMLFDLDEIHGRDEGYVERVTNSIAQWSVLLSPSPYATNIFRSAFQYSGPVVESGYPRNDLFFTANDEATIDRIRTQLQLPEGKKVILYAPTFRDHQSLGKGKFYFDYPFDFDRVAEALGDEYVFLIRTHVLVTKKPKIPVQHRERFIDATAYPDIQELYLITDLLITDYSSVFFDFANMNRPMMFYAYDLDLYRDTLRGFYLDYYNDLPGPILETEEALLHALSDIPCLTKMYQAQLDTFRATYGPMEDGFAASRVVDAYFGTNPQVRTEALELREQPDGSYSV, encoded by the coding sequence ATGCTGTTTAAATCTGTTCTCCGGGTGCTCCAATTCGGGCACACTGTACTTCCGAAGAAACCAAAGAAACTTAAACGATCGGCGTTAAAAGAGTCGTTACAGATTCAATCCTCGCCGACAGCCTATACGCTATCCGGTCAATTAAACGATCCGTTGCTGACGATCAAGTCCTTACTCATTCGCGATCGATTGCAAGAGACGGTCCTTGAAGTGCCGAACCAACAGCACGATCATCGCTTCTCTTTCCAACTGCCGCATACGCTCGTCTCTCAGCTGAGTCAACATGCTGCTCAGATGCAGGATGCGGACGTTCCGACGGTCGAAGAGGACGGTCTTGCTGAGATCGAGTCTGTCGAAGTCGATCAAGAGACTGCCTATCCAGTCGGTCGTTTTTCACTCTGGCTGACGTTCACGAAAAAAGTCGAACACCTTACACCAGAGCAAATACAAAAATGGGAATCTGACGGCTTACCGAGTCACGCTACGCTCGACGCGTCCGTCTTCACCCGCGAGATTCTGCTAGGACGTTTCGTTGACACGCAGATTCCTGCGCCGCTCGCGCCGTTGATGGATGAGACGTTCAACGAATTCGTCCAGTTGTATACGGATTTAAAAGGCAACCTCCGTCTATTGTTGAATAAAGAACCGCAGACGAAGCCGAAGATTCAGATTGATGCGGTCCACAATGAGACGAAAGCGACAACAATCATCAGCGGGAAAGCCTTTACGCGTCACGCGTTCATCAAGACGGGACGGTTGCTCCTCGTGCACCGGGAAAGTGGCAATCAAGTCCCGGTCCCGATCGATTGGTTGTATCAAAATGAGACGAGCGCGAAAAAATTCGGATTGTATCGTTATCACTACACGGCGACGATCCACTGGTCGCAACTCCATCAAGCAGCGCAATTACAAGAAGGGGTGTATGACGCCTTCGTCGCACTCGACTTCTATCACCGGTCGGAGCCAAAATTACACCGTCTCGGTCGCGCCCGGTACATCACGCGTCAACTGACACCGGAAGCGTTAGGGAAAGATGATACGTCGACAATGCACATCATTCCGTACTACACGGTCGGTCACCGGAATCTATCATTTGAGATGACCGAGTTTACGAATGAAAATTACGCCTATCTGAATCACCTGATGACGTTCGCCCCGCTCTACCGGCTGTTTGCCGAGAAGAACACGTGGCTCGTCGGAGAACGCCCGTATAAAGCGCAGGACAACGGGTATCATTTCTTCAAATACATGCGCGAGACCTATCCGGAGCGACCGGTCTATTACGTCATCGATCCGACGTCGAACGAATACGCACAAGTCGCTCCGCTCGGAAACGTCTTGCCGATCAAATCGAAGGAACACATCTATCACTCGTTGATGGCGAAGAAGGTCATCGGGACACATCATGCGGAATACTTGTATCCGCTCCGGTCCGAACCGTTCAAACGGAAGATGCGGGCGGATCGTGTCTTCATCCAACACGGGGTTCTCGGAACGAAGAACATGAATGACCAATACGGGAAATTTGCCGCTGCCTTCGATACGGATCTGTTCCTCGTCAGTTCCGAGCGTGAGAAACGACTTGTCACACAAGACATGGGCTACGCTGAGCGAGAGGTCAAAATCACCGGTTTGTCTCGTTTTGATGCCCTCTTGAATGATGACGTCCCAGTCAAACGTCAGATGCTCGTCATTCCGACGTGGCGCTCGTGGCTACAGACGCCACTCCAGTTCTTCGAATCGGAATATTATCAGCAGTACCAAGCGTTCCTATCGAGTGAGCGTCTGCATGCATACGCAAAACAACATCGTCTCGATATCGTCCTTTGCCTGCACCCGAACATGCAGCAATACTCGAGTCACTTCGAGAACTTACCGATCACGGTCATCCATCAGGGCGAACGTGATGTCCAAGGGTTGTTAAAAGAGAGCCTCTTGCTTGTCACCGACTACTCGAGTGTCGCCTTTGACTTCAGTTTCTTGAAGCGACCGGTCCATTACCTGCAATTCGATCCGAAACGCTTCATCGGTCCGCTCGGTTCGTATCTCGATCTCGAAAACGAATTACCGGGTCGGATCTCAAAGACGATCGATGACTTGTTCGAGGATCTCGACGCAACAGCACGCCGTCATTTTGAGATGGATGACGAATTCAAACGCCGCGCTGACGTCTTCCTGACGAAAACAGATACGACCTATTCCGATCAGGTCTATCAAACGATCGCGAACTATACGAAGCAGACGAGTCTTTTAGAGAAGATTCAGACGAACGAAGCGGCGAACATCCTCTTTAAGGTCTATCGTCGTAGCCGTTTCTACTTCCCGACGATGAAGGCAGGATACCGACTCATGCAACGCGTCTTACCGGTCGACCCGAAACTCGTCGTCTTCGAGAGCGGTCTCGGCAAACATTACGCGGACAGCCCGCGCTATATTTACGAAGAACTGAAGAAACAAGCACTCGGCTATAAAGTCGTCTGGATCTATAACAAAAAGCTCTATCTGAGTGATCCGAATGCAAAAGTCGTCAAACGCCTGTCTCCCGCCTACTTCTATTACATGGCAACGGCGAAGTTCTGGGTCAACAATCAGAACTTCCCGCACTACATGACGCGTCGAAAAGAGACGACGTACATCCAGACGTGGCACGGCACACCGCTGAAGAAGATGTTGTTTGACTTAGATGAGATCCATGGACGGGATGAAGGCTACGTCGAACGAGTGACGAATTCGATCGCGCAATGGAGCGTCCTCTTGTCTCCGAGTCCTTACGCGACGAATATCTTTAGAAGTGCGTTCCAGTATAGCGGTCCTGTCGTCGAATCTGGTTATCCGCGAAATGACCTCTTCTTTACAGCAAATGATGAGGCAACGATCGATCGGATTCGGACGCAGTTGCAACTGCCGGAAGGCAAAAAAGTCATCTTGTATGCACCGACCTTCCGCGATCATCAATCGCTTGGCAAAGGGAAGTTCTACTTCGACTATCCGTTTGATTTCGACCGGGTCGCGGAAGCGTTAGGCGATGAGTACGTCTTCTTGATTCGGACGCACGTGCTTGTCACGAAAAAACCGAAGATTCCAGTACAGCACCGGGAACGATTTATCGATGCGACAGCCTATCCGGATATTCAGGAATTGTATTTGATCACGGATCTGCTGATCACGGACTATTCCTCTGTCTTCTTCGACTTCGCGAACATGAATCGACCGATGATGTTCTATGCGTATGACCTTGATCTCTATCGGGACACGCTACGCGGATTCTATCTCGATTACTACAACGATCTTCCGGGACCAATCTTAGAGACAGAAGAGGCTTTGCTTCACGCCTTATCGGACATTCCGTGTCTGACGAAAATGTATCAAGCGCAACTCGATACGTTCCGTGCGACATACGGTCCGATGGAGGACGGCTTCGCCGCTTCCCGCGTCGTCGATGCGTACTTCGGAACAAATCCACAGGTTCGCACTGAAGCACTCGAATTACGTGAGCAACCGGATGGCAGTTATTCCGTTTAA